In Sphingobacterium thalpophilum, a genomic segment contains:
- the pyrF gene encoding orotidine-5'-phosphate decarboxylase, with product MTRAELIHQIKAKRSFLCVGLDTDLTKIPEHLLDDEDPIYSFNKAIIDATADLCVAYKPNIAFYECYGIKGWQSLQRTWAALPKDCFSIADAKRGDIGNTSGRYAMAFFDEKTSGLGFDSITIAPYMGKDSVTPFLDFNDKWAIVLALTSNEGSLDFQNFENKEGLQLFEQVIDKVNTWGTPDNLMYVVGATRGEGFIKIREHAPDHFLLVPGVGAQGGSLEDVCKFGMNKDCGLLVNSTRGIIYASNGRDFAERAREEALILQKEMEVELLKAGIIS from the coding sequence ATGACAAGAGCAGAACTTATTCATCAAATAAAAGCGAAACGCTCATTTCTATGTGTCGGACTCGATACAGACCTCACCAAAATCCCGGAGCATCTTTTAGATGATGAGGATCCGATCTATAGCTTCAATAAGGCCATCATAGATGCAACAGCTGATTTATGTGTTGCCTATAAGCCTAATATTGCGTTTTATGAATGTTATGGTATTAAAGGCTGGCAGTCGCTTCAAAGAACCTGGGCAGCGTTGCCAAAGGATTGTTTCAGTATTGCTGACGCAAAAAGGGGCGATATCGGTAATACGTCGGGACGTTATGCGATGGCATTTTTTGATGAAAAGACGTCTGGACTTGGATTTGATAGTATTACTATCGCACCTTATATGGGGAAGGACTCGGTGACACCATTTTTGGATTTTAACGATAAATGGGCAATCGTACTTGCGTTGACATCGAATGAAGGTAGCCTGGACTTTCAAAATTTTGAAAACAAAGAAGGATTGCAATTGTTCGAACAGGTGATCGATAAAGTCAATACTTGGGGTACACCTGACAATTTGATGTATGTGGTCGGAGCAACACGTGGGGAGGGCTTTATTAAAATTAGAGAACATGCACCAGATCATTTTTTATTGGTTCCAGGAGTGGGGGCACAAGGCGGCTCGCTTGAAGATGTTTGTAAATTTGGTATGAACAAAGATTGCGGGCTTTTAGTAAACAGCACAAGGGGAATTATCTATGCCTCAAACGGACGTGATTTCGCTGAAAGGGCACGGGAGGAAGCGCTGATTCTACAGAAAGAAATGGAAGTAGAACTATTAAAAGCAGGCATTATTTCCTGA
- a CDS encoding TlpA disulfide reductase family protein — MSPKTRNIIGNVVFVLLIGLLIWPTSRSYFQQFLMKLGFFNPKLELVSATKESDRRAPETSFNHVSFVNSREETIKVADLKGKVVFINFWATWCAPCRAEMPSINVLYERYKDDPNMVFLIVEIEGDRAKAEAFMKEQQLTLPISFPNSDIPKEWLSGPIPSTVILDKAGKIATRHEGMADYSSPDVGKFMQDLINK; from the coding sequence ATGAGTCCAAAGACAAGAAACATCATCGGAAACGTTGTATTTGTACTGCTCATCGGTTTGTTGATCTGGCCAACAAGTAGAAGTTATTTTCAGCAATTTTTAATGAAACTGGGTTTTTTCAACCCTAAACTGGAGCTTGTTTCAGCTACTAAAGAATCCGACAGGCGGGCTCCAGAGACTTCATTCAATCATGTCTCCTTTGTCAATTCGCGGGAAGAAACAATCAAGGTGGCGGATCTGAAGGGAAAAGTGGTCTTTATTAATTTTTGGGCAACCTGGTGTGCTCCCTGTCGTGCCGAAATGCCTTCGATCAATGTACTCTATGAGCGGTATAAAGATGACCCAAATATGGTGTTTTTAATTGTGGAGATTGAAGGCGACAGGGCTAAGGCTGAGGCTTTCATGAAAGAACAGCAGTTGACCCTGCCAATTAGTTTTCCAAATAGCGATATTCCAAAAGAATGGCTCTCGGGGCCGATTCCATCAACGGTAATATTGGACAAAGCGGGTAAGATCGCGACACGGCATGAAGGTATGGCGGATTATTCAAGTCCGGATGTAGGCAAATTTATGCAAGATTTAATCAATAAATAA
- the guaA gene encoding glutamine-hydrolyzing GMP synthase yields the protein MPEKIIILDFGSQYTQLIARRVRELNVYCEIHPFNKLPDFDDTVKGVIFSGSPYSVRQEDAPQIDFVAIQDRFPLLGVCYGAQYIAQKSGGEVLPSEIREYGRANLQFVNSENELLAGVPIQSQVWMSHGDTIKEVPANFDIIASTDKVRVAAYQVKGTRTYGIQFHPEVTHSTDGAILLKNFVVNICGCAQDWTPDAFVETTVSALKEQLGDDHVIMALSGGVDSTVAAVLLHQAIGKNLHCIFVDHGLLRKDEYEQVLDSYKNMGLNIKGINAKDLFYGRLAGISEPEEKRKIIGNSFIDVFDEAAKEIQKELPEGIEAKWLGQGTIYPDIIESVSVKGPSATIKSHHNVGGLPDFMKLKVVEPLKTLFKDEVRRVGKALEVDQAILGRHPFPGPGLAIRILGDITPERVRIVQEADAIFINNLKEAGWYDKVWQAGTIFLPVRSVGVMGDERTYEHVVSLRAVGSLDGMTADWIHLPYDLLAKISNEIINHVKGINRVVYDISSKPPATIEWE from the coding sequence ATGCCAGAAAAAATTATAATTCTAGACTTCGGGTCTCAATACACACAGTTAATCGCTAGACGTGTCAGAGAACTAAATGTGTATTGTGAGATACACCCGTTCAATAAATTGCCAGATTTTGACGATACCGTAAAAGGTGTTATCTTTTCGGGAAGTCCTTATTCTGTTAGACAAGAAGATGCACCGCAAATTGATTTTGTTGCTATTCAGGATCGTTTCCCACTTTTAGGAGTTTGTTACGGAGCGCAATACATTGCTCAAAAATCAGGAGGTGAAGTGTTGCCATCTGAAATTCGTGAATATGGTCGTGCAAATCTGCAGTTTGTCAATAGCGAGAATGAATTATTGGCAGGAGTACCCATTCAATCGCAGGTATGGATGTCACATGGAGACACCATCAAAGAAGTCCCTGCAAATTTTGATATTATTGCAAGTACGGATAAAGTGCGCGTTGCAGCTTATCAAGTAAAAGGCACCCGTACCTATGGTATACAATTCCATCCGGAAGTAACACACAGTACAGATGGTGCTATCTTATTAAAAAACTTCGTTGTAAACATTTGTGGTTGTGCACAGGATTGGACACCAGACGCATTTGTTGAAACAACAGTATCCGCTTTGAAAGAACAATTGGGTGACGATCACGTTATCATGGCTTTGTCAGGGGGCGTAGATTCTACAGTAGCAGCGGTATTGTTGCACCAAGCAATTGGAAAAAATTTACATTGTATTTTCGTAGATCATGGTCTGCTTCGTAAAGATGAATACGAGCAGGTATTGGATTCTTACAAAAATATGGGGTTAAATATTAAAGGAATAAATGCCAAGGATTTATTTTATGGTAGATTAGCTGGAATCTCTGAACCAGAAGAGAAACGCAAAATCATTGGTAATTCATTTATTGATGTTTTTGATGAAGCTGCAAAAGAAATCCAAAAGGAATTACCTGAGGGAATTGAAGCGAAATGGTTGGGACAAGGCACAATTTACCCAGATATTATCGAGTCGGTTTCAGTGAAAGGACCTTCAGCAACAATCAAATCACACCATAACGTTGGTGGTTTACCTGATTTTATGAAATTGAAAGTCGTAGAACCACTTAAAACGTTGTTTAAAGATGAAGTAAGAAGAGTAGGAAAAGCTTTAGAAGTGGATCAGGCAATTTTAGGCAGACATCCCTTCCCTGGACCAGGTTTGGCAATTCGTATTTTAGGTGATATTACGCCTGAGCGTGTACGTATTGTACAAGAGGCTGATGCGATCTTTATCAATAATCTGAAGGAAGCTGGCTGGTACGATAAAGTATGGCAAGCTGGTACAATTTTCTTGCCAGTGCGTTCTGTAGGCGTGATGGGTGACGAGCGTACTTACGAGCATGTTGTTAGCTTACGTGCAGTTGGTTCTCTTGATGGAATGACTGCGGATTGGATACATTTACCATATGACCTGTTGGCAAAAATTTCAAATGAAATTATCAACCATGTGAAAGGAATAAACAGAGTTGTATATGATATCAGTTCAAAACCGCCCGCTACAATTGAGTGGGAATAA
- a CDS encoding RluA family pseudouridine synthase, producing MIQNETRLFKFPKFSELIIHEDENLIVINKPPFVASLDEREGGEVNILRLAKKYHPDAQVCHRLDKETSGILLIAKNPETYRTISIAFEKRKVNKIYHAVIGGTHTFQDLLVDLPILNQGNKNVSIDRANGKPAETIFNSIKYYKNYTLVECKPITGRMHQIRIHLATQHAAIVGDDMYRGKPVYLSQIKKRGYTLSKDEEEQPIMKRFALHSKQVEFELNGVKMAFEAPYPKDFATLLKLLDKFDA from the coding sequence ATGATACAAAATGAGACTCGTCTATTTAAATTCCCCAAATTTTCAGAATTAATCATCCATGAGGATGAAAATTTGATCGTTATCAATAAACCGCCGTTTGTCGCTTCGTTAGATGAACGTGAGGGAGGGGAGGTCAATATTCTTCGTTTGGCGAAGAAATATCATCCTGATGCACAGGTGTGCCACCGCCTGGATAAAGAGACCTCGGGTATTTTACTAATTGCAAAAAATCCAGAAACATACCGTACAATCTCCATTGCATTTGAAAAAAGAAAAGTGAATAAGATTTATCATGCGGTCATAGGAGGTACACATACTTTTCAGGACTTGCTTGTCGATTTACCCATCTTGAACCAGGGCAATAAAAACGTATCTATTGACCGTGCAAACGGTAAACCGGCCGAGACCATCTTCAATTCGATCAAATACTATAAGAATTATACTTTGGTGGAATGTAAACCTATTACAGGACGTATGCACCAAATCCGTATTCACCTCGCGACACAACATGCCGCTATCGTGGGGGATGATATGTATCGCGGTAAACCTGTGTATTTGTCCCAAATTAAGAAAAGGGGATATACATTGTCCAAAGATGAAGAGGAGCAGCCTATTATGAAACGTTTTGCGCTCCATTCAAAACAGGTTGAATTTGAGTTGAATGGAGTTAAGATGGCTTTTGAGGCACCTTATCCAAAGGATTTTGCGACCTTATTGAAGCTGTTGGATAAGTTCGATGCTTAA
- a CDS encoding ABC transporter substrate-binding protein: MISVQNRPLQLSGNKIWVAALVALCLASCTTKKSTVLRSPSSGQGEQQTAVTKPAVDKETTIAKVGDVQNVNGHAVKNNRIALLLPFELSGIAGTITKEDVERSSLALDFYQGFQLGLDKIAQEGALFDLQVIDSRDNVAYNATLGTAVNVKDAVLVVGPVYPREIKSFGQTFANKNVLQVSPLAATMASEFSLPNLVSITPSIRTHSETLAKYVADQYYTGDQILVYDAGDDESKQFLVNFVSEISKANAQAKVKTVYNLAELDNSLVLTGSNHIVSGTANKNLVKALLDKMDERFLNPGNQFKLYGHPNMAKLSYENFENMDFYGLTITSSNLVNESDSDTRKFIGNYKSAYKVDPSEFSYKGYDAALYFGRLIHKYGVDYVSRMTQDKFSGLNSDYKFEFYPKWGYANRALGMMVYHNKKFERK; this comes from the coding sequence ATGATATCAGTTCAAAACCGCCCGCTACAATTGAGTGGGAATAAAATATGGGTTGCGGCACTTGTAGCATTATGCCTTGCAAGCTGTACAACCAAAAAAAGCACAGTATTGCGTTCGCCTTCCTCTGGTCAAGGCGAACAGCAAACTGCTGTGACTAAACCGGCCGTTGACAAAGAGACGACGATTGCCAAAGTGGGCGATGTGCAAAATGTCAATGGGCACGCCGTGAAGAATAATCGAATAGCACTACTATTGCCATTTGAGTTAAGTGGTATTGCCGGTACAATTACAAAAGAAGATGTGGAGCGTTCTTCCCTGGCACTTGATTTTTATCAGGGGTTTCAGTTGGGCCTTGACAAAATTGCCCAAGAGGGCGCTTTATTTGATTTACAAGTAATTGATTCTCGAGACAATGTTGCCTATAATGCGACCTTGGGGACAGCGGTCAATGTGAAGGATGCCGTACTTGTGGTGGGCCCGGTGTATCCACGTGAGATAAAAAGCTTTGGGCAAACATTTGCAAATAAGAATGTGCTGCAAGTTTCTCCCTTGGCGGCCACTATGGCTTCTGAATTTAGCTTACCTAATTTGGTTTCCATAACACCTTCTATTCGAACACATTCCGAGACATTGGCGAAATATGTTGCTGATCAATACTATACGGGTGATCAAATATTAGTATACGATGCCGGTGACGATGAAAGCAAACAGTTTCTAGTTAATTTTGTTAGCGAAATTTCAAAAGCCAATGCACAGGCAAAAGTGAAAACGGTTTATAATCTTGCTGAACTGGATAATAGTCTTGTCTTGACCGGTTCAAATCATATTGTAAGTGGTACAGCCAATAAGAATCTTGTTAAAGCTTTATTGGATAAGATGGACGAACGCTTTTTGAATCCAGGTAATCAATTTAAGTTGTATGGACATCCAAACATGGCTAAGCTTTCGTATGAGAATTTCGAAAATATGGATTTTTATGGACTTACTATTACTTCTTCCAACTTGGTGAATGAGAGTGATAGTGATACCCGTAAATTTATTGGAAATTATAAATCGGCTTATAAAGTGGACCCGTCTGAATTTTCTTATAAAGGTTATGACGCGGCGTTGTATTTCGGTCGATTGATCCACAAATATGGCGTAGATTATGTTAGCCGAATGACGCAGGATAAGTTTTCGGGATTGAATAGCGATTACAAATTTGAATTTTATCCAAAATGGGGCTATGCCAATAGAGCTTTGGGTATGATGGTTTATCACAACAAAAAATTTGAAAGAAAATAA